The following coding sequences are from one Helicobacteraceae bacterium window:
- a CDS encoding efflux transporter outer membrane subunit — protein sequence MRNLSILLTTVFFLCGCSLAPNYVAPKNELPANASDAVQIGNSWWEGFNDPSLNEIVKEALERNYDLAIAAGNVARARAALGLAKAQRYPNFSASGEGARAWRRDPTDSSKFIDSDSFALSGTLSYEVDLWSRLGDSKKSALSQLLAMQATQESIRLSLISGAIESYYALLALTYNERDIEEMLQGKERAYALRKSQAKAGALTELILSQVAANLNGTRAQLIDIKRQKEAAQNAFAILLGRTPKAIFEEKAKLNGRFPSSALPSANLPSDLILRRPDIQAAEEELKAANYSIGSARAQYLPSISLTGTAGFGSAELGDLFDSESQSARAGIGINLPIFSFGRIGAQVDSARAAKEIAIAQYQKSVATAFSEVKDALSRREQAAARLTQLKEQASYLRQALKLTKEQYEAGYSDYIAVIDAETDLLTAQLNLNGAESENIAAQVELYKALGGGYKVDNTEN from the coding sequence ATGCGTAACCTCTCTATATTATTGACGACCGTTTTCTTTCTCTGCGGTTGCTCGCTGGCGCCCAATTATGTCGCGCCGAAAAACGAACTGCCCGCAAACGCGAGCGACGCCGTGCAAATCGGCAATTCGTGGTGGGAGGGTTTTAACGATCCTAGTCTCAACGAGATCGTAAAAGAGGCTTTAGAACGCAACTACGATCTGGCGATCGCGGCGGGCAACGTGGCGCGCGCGCGCGCCGCTCTGGGGTTGGCGAAGGCGCAGCGCTATCCGAATTTCTCGGCTTCGGGCGAAGGCGCTCGCGCATGGAGGCGCGATCCGACGGACAGCTCCAAGTTTATCGATAGCGACAGCTTCGCTTTGAGCGGAACGCTTAGTTACGAGGTTGATCTGTGGTCTAGGCTTGGCGATAGCAAAAAATCGGCGCTCTCGCAACTGCTGGCTATGCAAGCCACGCAGGAGTCGATCAGGCTTTCGCTGATCAGCGGCGCGATTGAGAGTTATTACGCTCTGCTCGCGCTGACCTACAACGAGCGCGATATAGAGGAGATGTTGCAGGGCAAAGAGCGAGCCTACGCGCTTAGAAAATCGCAAGCCAAAGCGGGAGCGCTAACCGAGCTGATCCTAAGTCAGGTAGCGGCGAATCTAAACGGCACGAGAGCGCAGCTAATCGATATTAAGCGCCAAAAAGAGGCGGCGCAGAACGCTTTTGCTATTTTGCTTGGGCGAACGCCTAAGGCGATTTTTGAGGAAAAAGCCAAGCTTAATGGCAGATTTCCCTCCAGCGCGCTTCCAAGCGCCAATCTGCCTAGCGATCTGATCTTGCGCCGTCCGGACATTCAAGCCGCCGAAGAGGAGTTAAAGGCGGCTAACTACTCGATCGGATCGGCTAGAGCGCAATATCTGCCCTCCATTTCGCTCACGGGGACGGCTGGATTTGGGAGCGCCGAGCTTGGCGATCTGTTTGATAGCGAGTCGCAAAGCGCGAGAGCTGGGATCGGGATCAATCTGCCGATTTTCTCGTTCGGGCGCATTGGCGCGCAGGTCGATTCGGCGCGCGCGGCGAAAGAGATCGCGATCGCGCAGTACCAAAAGAGCGTGGCAACCGCCTTCAGCGAGGTAAAAGACGCGCTAAGCCGCAGGGAGCAAGCCGCCGCCCGCCTTACGCAACTCAAGGAGCAGGCGTCATATCTGCGCCAAGCGCTGAAACTTACCAAAGAGCAATACGAAGCGGGCTACAGCGACTATATAGCCGTGATCGACGCGGAAACCGATCTGCTTACCGCGCAGCTCAACCTAAACGGCGCGGAATCCGAAAACATCGCCGCTCAAGTAGAGCTGTATAAAGCGCTTGGCGGCGGCTACAAGGTTGATAATACGGAAAACTAA